A window of Bacillus toyonensis BCT-7112 genomic DNA:
TCTCACGTATATGCAGTGCCGAAGCGATCAAAGTTTAAAAAAGTGAAAGCATATATAAAACCGCTAGCGGATTATCAACAAGAGTAGGGAGGTGGAAATTATGTCAACAATTTTAGTTTTAGAAGATGAAATGCCAATCCGTAGTTTTATTGTCTTAAATTTAAAGCGTGCTGGATTTTATGTATTAGAAGCTAGTACTGGAGAAGAAGCGTTACAGATTTTATGTGATCACACTGTTGATGTAGCGTTACTTGATGTCATGTTACCAGGAATTGATGGTTTTCAAGTTTGTAAAACTATTCGGGAAGAAAATAAAAAAATGGGCATTATTATGTTAACCGCACGTGTACAAGATGGAGATGTGGTGCAAGGACTAGGAATTGGTGCAGATGATTATATTACAAAACCGTTTAGTCCAGTAGAGTTAACTGCACGTATACAATCTCTATTAAGAAGAATAGAAGTGCATAAAGAAAAAACGAATACAATTACGTCTGGTCCGTTTTCG
This region includes:
- a CDS encoding response regulator transcription factor produces the protein MSTILVLEDEMPIRSFIVLNLKRAGFYVLEASTGEEALQILCDHTVDVALLDVMLPGIDGFQVCKTIREENKKMGIIMLTARVQDGDVVQGLGIGADDYITKPFSPVELTARIQSLLRRIEVHKEKTNTITSGPFSLNIIEERLYRDGQLVDLTPTEYMILQYLMNQSSKPVSRDEILNMIWGTNYVGETKVVDVNMRRLRQKIECNPSEPEFILTVWGKGYVWKESIR